The DNA region ATTGGAACTCGCGAAGCACAAGGAAAACCACATGACCGTCAGCACTCCGCTCTCCGGCGTAAACCAACCCTTCAAAGGGATCCTGCTGATCGTCGTTGCGACTTTCCTGTTTTCCAGCCACGACGCCTTTTCGAAATACCTCTCAGGGTTCTATCCGATCGTCATGGTGGTCTGGGCCCGATATCTGGTTCACACCTTACTCATGGCCGGGATTTTTCTGCCGCAATCCGGGCTGGGTGTCCTGCGAACCAAACGGCCGTTACTTCAGCTGTTGCGGGCGTTGTGCCTGCTGGGCACCAGTCTGTTTTTCACCACCGGCTTACAGTACATCCCCTTGGCCGAAGCCACGGCGGTCAACTTTCTTGCACCGGTTCTGGTGACTGCGCTGTCGGTGCCACTGCTTCGCGAGCACGTCACGCGTGGCCAGTGGATTGCGGTGATTTGCGGCTTCATCGGCGTGTTGATCATCGTCCATCCCGGCGGAGAACTCTTTACCCCGGCGGTGTTGCTGCCGCTCTGCTCGGCGCTGTTTTTCTGCTTCTATCAGTTGCTCACCCGCAAGCTCAGCAACATCGATAGCCCAACCACCAGCAACTTCTTCGCCGGGCTGTGCAACACGCTGGTGATGAGCGCGCTGGTGCCATTCTTTTGGCAAGTACCCAGCCTGGGCCATGGATTCATGATGGTGGCGCTGGGCGCCTGCGGGATGACGGCTCACCTGTTTCTGGCGCAAGCCTTCCGTCACGCCGCCCCTGCGTTGTTGGCGCCGTTCGGTTATTGCCAGATTGTCTTTGCTGGTTTGTTGGGTTGGTTGCTGTTTTCTCACACGCCGACGCTGACCACGGTGGTCGGGATCGCGGTAATTTGCTGCAGCGGGTTGGCAGCAGCCTGGCAGCAGAGTCGTCGGTGAGAGAAGCAGGGCAGGCCTGGAATCAGGCCTGCCGGGGGAAGGGTTTTACGGGGTGACGGTAGGAATCTTGCGCGGTGCCATGAAGTACATCCAGATCAGCGCGATGAAGTACATCGCCGGAATCATGGTGAACAGCACGGTGTAGTTGTTGTTGGTGACCGTCAGAATGTGGCCGACCAACTGGGTCATGAACATCCCTCCGATAGCCGCGCACATGCCACCGAAGCCGAACACCGTGCTCATCATGTGTTTAGGCGTGTAGTCCATCACCAGGCTCCAGATGTTCGCGGTCCAGGCCTGGTGCGCACCGATGGCCAGGGAGATGGCGAACACCGCGACCCACAGACTGCTCGAGCCCGCCGCCATGATCACGCCGACGATGCAGCAGGCGAACAGGAACATGGACATCAGCCGCGCCTTGATCGGGTTGACACCACGGCCGATCAGGAACGAGGACAGGATCCCGCCGCCGACGCTGCCGAAATCGGCAGTGAGGTAAATGATGATCAGCGGGATACCCATCTGGGTCACGTTGATCCCCAGGTTGTATTGCTGATTGAGGAACGGCGGCAGCCAGTAGAGGTAGAACCAGAACACCGGCGCGGTGATCGCGTAAGCCAGGGCGAAGGCCCAGGTGCCACGCATGCGCAGGATTTTCGAGAACGGTACGCGGGATTGTTCCGGCTCTACTTCCTTCTGGATGTAATCCAATTCCGATTGTTTAACGCTCGGGTGATCTTCCGGGTTGAAGTACTTCAAGCCCCAGAACAGCAACCAGATCCCGCCCAGTGACGACATGCACAGGAACGCGGCCTGCCAGCCCCAGACGTGGAGGATCAGCGGCAACAACATGGGGGTGAACATCGCACCGACGTTGGTCCCGGCGTTGAAGATGCCGGTGGCCACGGCGCGTTCGCCGGCCGGGAACCACAACCGGGTGGTCTTCACGCACGCCGGGTAGTTGGCGGCTTCCGTCAGTCCCAGAATGAATCGGCAGACCATGAAGCCAACGGCCGAAGTGGCCAGGCCATGGGCGCCGGTCGCCAGGCTCCAGAGCAGCACGGCGAAGAAGAACACGCGCTTGACGCCGACCCGATCAATCAACCGGCCTTGCAGCACGAAACCGATGGCGTAGCCGACCTGGAACCAGAAGTTGATGTTGGCGTAGTCCATCGCCGTCCAGCTCATTTCCTTGGCGAGGATAGGCTGCATCACGCCGAGGGCGGCGCGGTCGATGTAGTTCAGGGTGGTGGCGAAGAACACCAGCGCCAGCATGCCCCAACGGGTTTTGCCGACCGCCATGGCGCCGCGGATTTTATCGCCGATGCCGCCAGTGGCAGGAGTCATGGAGGAACGCTCCACGGGAGAGCTTTGAGAAGGAGTCATGTAGGCCACCGATTATTTTTATGTGGTGTTCTGGGTCTTTGGTAACCGGGTCCTGTTGTTTACGGCCGGACCCAATGTGGCGTTGATGTTGCGCAGTGGACGAAAAATCGTCAATTCGCCGAGGGGCATTGTGTTCGATAATCGCACGCAAAACTAACCGGATAGTACACTTTGAATTGCTGTGCGGGATCTTGCGTCCAATAATTCACCCCAAGATAAACGCGATCCCTGTAGGAGCTGTCGAGTGAAACGAGGCTGCGATCTTTTGATCTTAAAAACCAGCATCAAAAGATCGCAGCCTTCGGCAGCTCCTACATAAAAGCAAAGCGTGCAATGCCCCTAACAAGATTGTCTCCACCACCGGGAGTCGAAATATGCAGCGTTCCATTGCCACCGTGTCCTTGAGCGGTACCCTGCCGGAAAAACTTGAAGCCATCGCCGCCGCCGGTTTCGACGGGGTGGAGATTTTCGAGAACGACCTTCTCTACTACGATGGCAGCCCGCGGGAAATCAAACAGATGTGCGCCGATCTCGGGATCGCGATCACGCTGTTTCAACCCTTCCGGGATTTCGAGGGCTGCCGCCGCGACCGCCTGCCGCGCAACCTGGAGCGGGCCGAGCGCAAGTTCGACCTGATGCAGGAACTGGGCACGGACCTGGTGCTGGTGTGCAGCAACGCCTCGGCCGACGCCATCGGCGATGAGCAGATTTTAGTCGACGACTTGCGCCTGCTGGCCGAACACGCCGGTGCTCGTGGTTTGCGGATCGGCTATGAAGCGCTGGCCTGGGGCCGCCACGTGAACACTTATCAACAGGTGTGGAACATCGTCCGTCAGGCTGATCATCCAAACCTCGGCGTGTTACTGGACAGCTTTCACACGCTGTCGCTCAAGGGGGATCCGAGCGCGATTGCCGAGATTCCCGGCGACAAGATTTTCTTCGTGCAAATGGCCGACGCGCCGATCCTGGCCATGGACGTGCTGGAGTGGAGCCGGCATTTCCGCTGTTTCCCGGGCCAGGGTGAATTCGATCTGCCGGGTTTCCTGGCGCCGATCATCAAGAGCGGTTACACCGGGCCGTTGTCGCTGGAGATCTTCAACGACGGCTTCCGCGCCGCGCCGCCACGGGCCAATGCCGCCGACGGTTTGCGCTCGTTGCTGTACCTGGAAGAGAAAACCCGCGAGCGTTTGGCGCAGGAAACCAAACCAACGGTCAGCCCCGACATTCTTTTCGAGACGCCCAAGGCCAGTGAGTACAACGGCATCGAGTT from Pseudomonas sp. ACM7 includes:
- a CDS encoding DMT family transporter: MTVSTPLSGVNQPFKGILLIVVATFLFSSHDAFSKYLSGFYPIVMVVWARYLVHTLLMAGIFLPQSGLGVLRTKRPLLQLLRALCLLGTSLFFTTGLQYIPLAEATAVNFLAPVLVTALSVPLLREHVTRGQWIAVICGFIGVLIIVHPGGELFTPAVLLPLCSALFFCFYQLLTRKLSNIDSPTTSNFFAGLCNTLVMSALVPFFWQVPSLGHGFMMVALGACGMTAHLFLAQAFRHAAPALLAPFGYCQIVFAGLLGWLLFSHTPTLTTVVGIAVICCSGLAAAWQQSRR
- a CDS encoding MFS transporter; this translates as MTPATGGIGDKIRGAMAVGKTRWGMLALVFFATTLNYIDRAALGVMQPILAKEMSWTAMDYANINFWFQVGYAIGFVLQGRLIDRVGVKRVFFFAVLLWSLATGAHGLATSAVGFMVCRFILGLTEAANYPACVKTTRLWFPAGERAVATGIFNAGTNVGAMFTPMLLPLILHVWGWQAAFLCMSSLGGIWLLFWGLKYFNPEDHPSVKQSELDYIQKEVEPEQSRVPFSKILRMRGTWAFALAYAITAPVFWFYLYWLPPFLNQQYNLGINVTQMGIPLIIIYLTADFGSVGGGILSSFLIGRGVNPIKARLMSMFLFACCIVGVIMAAGSSSLWVAVFAISLAIGAHQAWTANIWSLVMDYTPKHMMSTVFGFGGMCAAIGGMFMTQLVGHILTVTNNNYTVLFTMIPAMYFIALIWMYFMAPRKIPTVTP